Part of the Lolium rigidum isolate FL_2022 chromosome 6, APGP_CSIRO_Lrig_0.1, whole genome shotgun sequence genome, CCTTGTATCTGCTGCTTGCATTCGAGCAGGTATACTGCTTCAACTCTCGTTCTGACacatcctctatcttttcccaATACTGTTCTGGCATGAGACTTATACATTACAGATTTAGGAATTAGATTCCTGACACACTTAGGATGGCATATAAGGGGAATCAAATGCCTTAATCTTTCAGTGTTAACTTCATAAACTGCTATTTACAGCTTACACCTCTGTATCGATTCTTTGATGTATGACACCAGAATAAACTCATGTGCAAAGAGCCAAAGATACGTCAAAACCGCAGCACAATGCATTATCTGTGACACTCTTCAACAAAATGCAGTAGTGTTGTTAAGGTGGCGCTGATTCCTCAGGAATTGTAGCACTACAAACTATTTCAGAATTCAGATTAGTCCATAAACTGATGAATATCACCTCACTAGTCACGTGGGTAGTAATCAGTATGTTGAGTGATTTGAGGTTTTCAATATTGACAACTAGAGTGGTCCTTTCTAACAACTGAACAGTAAAAAAGGTGTACATTAAATTGCGCCTAAATAGCGGTTGCTTTTGTAGCCGGCAGAATGAACTCTCCATTAAATCACCCATTTCAAATTATTGACGATTTTGTCCCAGTTGCATTTCGGAACTCCATAGGCAATAGTAGATTCTAGCTTTTATTGAATATTTACATTCTAGTTGGCAATAAAGACTATTTTTCGATGCTAGAATAAAGACTATCCGTGGGCCGATTACAGGAAAGCAGAGTATCTTGTTTCAGTTGTGCACATACAAATTTATGTTAGTTAATCATTGTGATTCCGATTTCAGGCACAAACCAACCAATAGGAATTATCGATGTGAGCTATTCCAAACTAAAAAATGAATTTGTTTGTTAGATTCTTCTGCAAGAATCCAGAGTTAAAAGCATTTTTTAAATGAAATTCAGAACTATTTTGGTGCAAAGTTCCAAAATAGTTTTTCTGCGAATTTCCAAAATAGTATATTAATAAAATCTTTTGCACAAGTCGAAAACTATTCAGGCAATAGTTGTTTAGTCTACATTAAATGCTTCCTTATAGTCTATTTAGTAGTTCTTTGTACTCTTTTCTATGGTATTTGACCTGTTACCATCCTTGACAGGTTTGTCGAAAGACGCCCCAGCCAAGGACTACTCTCTAAGCTCATCGAAATCGGAGCAGACCTTCAATGCCTTCCTATCCATTTCCATCCTGGCCTCCGTTTTCGGCAATGGCATCCTGCCTGAAATCCAGGTATTCTACGTTCGCTTTCTGAGCTACATATTGGTCAATTCTTGTCAGAAATCCCCTTCCATGTCTTCGTAAAGATTCAGCCCGGAGTTGTGCTATTGTACTCTGGAAACAAGTCTGTGAAAGGCCATGACGCCTGGCACACCGGGCCATTTGAAGTATCATGATGGTCTGGGCTCCCTATCGTGCCTGCATAGACAGGCCAAGTTTTGAGCCTTAGAATCGCATTACTGCCCATTCTACAAAATTAACATTGGGATTATTTTTGAACTCTGGTTCGCAGGCCACGTTGGCGCCACCGGCCGCcgggaagatgatgaaggctttgGTGCTGTGCTACTCCGTCATAGGCTTCACCTTCTACGTCGCGTCGATCAGCGGGTACTGGGCGTTCGGCAGCCAGGTCCAGTCCAACGTCCTGAAGAGCCTCATGCCGGACTCCGGCCCGTCCCTCGCGCCGACCTGGCTGCTTGGCACTgccgtcctcttcgtcctcctccagctcctcgcCATCGGGCTCGTCTACTCGCAGGTGGCGTACGAGATCATGGAGAAGAACTCGGCGGACGTGACGCGGGGCAAGTTCTCGCGGCGGAACCTGGTGCCGCGGCTCCTGCTGCGGACGCTCTACCTGGCCTTCTGTGCGTTCATGGCCGCCATGCTGCCCTTCTTTGGCGACATTGTTGGCGTGGTTGGCGCCGTTGGGTTCATCCCGCTGGACTTCGTTCTCCCCGTCATCATGTACAACATCGCGCTCGCGCCGCCGAGGAGATCCCCCATGTACATCGCCAACACGGCTATCATGGTCCTCTTCGTAGGCGTCGGGGCCATTGGCGCCTTCGCGTCTATACGGAAGCTCGTGCTAGACGCCGGCCAGTTCAAGCTCTTCAGCAACAACGTCGTCGACTGAAGCACTGTAGAATAAGTTTGTTAGGCGCCTAATTGAGGTATAGCGAAGTAATTAATCAGGCTACGTTTCCTTACTCCGTAGAGCTAGTTGTAAACAGTTCACAAGTACGTACGCGTCCATCGATTGAGTGTACACTAGGTACAGTATAATGTACGGGTCATGTAAATGGAATGTGTTACGAGAAATGCAATATACAGGTAGTGTCAGAGCATTGGCCGAAAAAAAATATTGACACGATCGATGCTATGGAGCGATGATCTATTTTGACGGATCAGACCACCTGCCCcggtgaaatgtcaaaaaaaactaCCTCTCAGTGCGAATGGAAAAAGTACATTCCATCTACTGGTGCATCTACTGGGATAATTATTATTTGGAAGAGCTCCATTAATTATGCACTGTGAACCCTTTGCCTTGTATGTTCACTTCACCTCAACTACCTGTTCCTAGTCCCAGACACTTGTTAATATTTGCTGGTGAATTGAGAAATGATTTTATCAAGTGGATGTTTGATTTAAACAGTCCACCAGATGAGGACTAGCTACTGGTAGGAGATTTTAACTTCATCAGGCCATCTGCTAATAGAAATAAACATCAGAGAACAAAACCTTACTGAATTGCCACTTAAGGAGAGAAAGTTTACCCGAAGCAATATGCAAGAAAATCCTTTGTTAGAACAATTACACTGGTTTACCTCTCTCAGTTGGACCACTGCTTACCCATCAACTGAAGTTTATCCATAAGGAAACCCAACTTCTGATCATACTCCCTGTGTGATCTCTATATAAACCAATATTCCTCGCAGTAAAATATTTCATTTTTAGAACTTCTGGATAGCTCACCCAGGATTTATGCAAACTGTTGCAGATAGTTGGAACATGCACACTCATAAAAACAATTCTGCTGCTAATCTAAAGGCGGACGCTACGCGTCGGTCGCCGGATGGGACGGCCGAAAATCGGTCGTTCTCCGCGCCGTACGATCATGATCCGACGTCCGAAATTTACCGCAGTGCGAGATTTGCATTTTGCCCCCTGTTTTTCTGAAACTTAACCCGCGGTCCTTATActaagtattacaacaaaatatcTCACTTCGCTTACAAAAAAAatgtactattacaacaaaaaattacaaaaaatataaacaaaatagTATTATAAAAAAAATGGTTAAACAACAATTGTTTTGCTATAggttggtttacaacaaaaattgacaacaattacaataaaaaatcaaaagctatAACAACAAAAAAACATGTGTTCGTGGCTGTGAACATTTGATTGAAAATAACACATTTTATATATCTatcaaattacaacaaaaatcaccagctatttttaccaaaaaatattagcgattacaacaaaataatttatagcaaaacGTCCAGGTGAACATTACAACATCTCTGACATGCTTTCTCTATAACTTTTATATGCATTTGTTACAAAACTAACGAACATATACAACATCTCTACGAAAAAAAGTGtccatgactaaaacaattataccaaaaatcacaaataattacaacaaaaaagtcATCCGTTTACAACGTATCAAGAAACACACATTTTCGTAACATATCACTTAGAAAAATCTTACAAAATATGTCGTGTGAGTTTACAACAAATTTTTTATCTAATTGTTACAAATCTGGAAACAATACTGTACATTTCTTAAAAAGAAAGCAACACTCCAGTTTGGGCCGAAAACCAGGCCCATAAAGGGCCGCGCGGAGCGAGGGACGACGACCGATCGCTGGCGagcgatcggtcgccggatcTGAAGCGTTTTCCTAATCTAAATACAAAATTCAAGAGACTAAGATATGATCTCAAATTCTGGAGCAAGTCAATATCAAAACTGAAGATATTTATTGAAAACACCAACAAAGCTATTTCACATTTGGATTCTATTGAGGATTCTAGAGGGCTAACTATTCCAGAGACAAATTTTCGGAATATTCTTCAAAAAACACCTGGCGCTTGAATTATCAACAACAATACTGGAAGAAGAGATGCACTATCAGATGAACAAAATTTGGGGATGAAAATTCCAAGTTGTTCCATAATATGGCCACTGAGAGACACGGAAGGAATAATATCTCTTCACTCACATCTGATGATGGTGCTTTTGTTACTGAGCACCCAGACGAGGAAAATCTAATTTTTCAAACCTATGAAAATAGGATGGGCACTACTTCACAACCTCCCATGCTATTTGATCTTGCCTTTCTCATTCAACCAACTGATGGTCTGGAAGATTTATCTGTGCCTTTCACTTCTCAAGAGATTGATGAGGTTATTAAGAGTATGCCTGCTGACAAAGCACCAGGACCTGATGGGTTTAATGTGTTAGGGTAATaaacttgttgtattaccagggagccaaaggccacaatatacagtacaggtacaggtgcaaatatgcaggaatccccctaacatatggggaaactacaatatacaatatatacatctaacacccctcctcaaactcatggtggatccacaatactgagtttggagagtaagaagtcatgctgcgctcgggtttgtgcctttgtaaagaactccgccaactgcaaatctgaaggcacataatgaagcgcAACAACCTGagcctgcacctgagcacgtgtataaaaagcatcaacaccaatatgtttggtaagCTCATGCttaaccggatcacgtgcaatactgatagcacctgtactgtcagacaaaagtggagtgggtgtcgtaacagagaccccaaaatctgcaagcaaccaccgcaaccaggtcacctcaacaatcaacaaagccatagcccgcagctcagcctcaacactcgaacgggaaaccgctacctgtttcttcgtcttccaagcaacaagcgaaccaccaagaaacacacagtaagcagaaagtgaacgacgatccgtaggatcactcgcccacgtagcatccgagtagcactagagctggagagagctggaattaGGAAAGAAAagacgacgagtgatcgtgccacgaagataacgaagaacacggaggagatgactatagtgaacggtggtaggagctgagacaaactgactcagaatatgaacaggataagagatatcaggacgagtgagagcaagataaacaagactcccaacaagatggcgataacatgtcggatcaggaagaggatcaccatcagtaggacgaagcttaacattaagctccataggagtctcaacagtgcgctcatccccaagagcagcacgagcaagaagatcctgaatatacttttcctgagagatagaaaagccatcgaagtggaggagacctcaatcccaagaaagtagcgaagaggaccaagatcagttataagaaactgatcacgaagacgagccttgacaaaggcaatatactcaggatcatcaccagtaatgatcatatcatcaacatagagaaggagaagagtTCGTCCAcaaggagaagtgtgaacaaatagcgctggatcatgaaaactaggagagaaaccagcagcagtcaccacagaggcaaagcgctcaaaccatgcacgaggggcctgtttcaggccataaagagaacgccgaagacgacaaaccatcccatcgggaacagaatacccaggaggaggctgcatgtaaacctcctcactcaactcgccattaagaaaagcgttctgaACGTCAAGCTGGGACACAGACCAGCGTCGAACATAAGCGACAAcaagaagagtacgcacagtggtcatatgagctagaggggaaaaagtctcatcatagtcacggccgtgctcctgctgaaagccacgggCCACAAGACGCgccttatagcgctcaagagatccatcagagtgggtcttaattttatagacccacttacacgtgataggacgaacaccaggagggggagaaacaagatcccaggtgccagtgcgctcaagcgcatcaatctcctcagccatggcaagctgccatttaggatgacgctcggcaccccgataagaagtcggctcggaggcaacagagagaccatactgactaggagagtaacggtctggagcacgacgctgatgaACAGGCCGTGAAGAGGGAAGCTCATTAGCAGAAGACGAATCGTCGAAAGATGAGGAAGAAGGAACAGCAGAGGAAGGGtctgaagccggagaacgaggagaacTAGGGGAACtaggcggaggagaggatggcgccgaggtcgaagggggcgcaCCAGACCTAAGAGGTCGAGGAGAAGGCACAGTGAGAGGTGCATCAGGAAATAGAAGAAAAGatttatcatccaccgggtaagtaccagaggtggggcgaggatagaagggacgcgtctcatcaaacgtgacatcacgagagatacgCATCCGacaaccaacggggtcccaacagcgatagcccttatgctcatcactgtaaccGAGAAAGACACACTCAATAGACTGAGCGATCAGTTTGGTGCATTCACGAGGAGGTATgaggacatagcaaacgcaaccaaataaacgaagagtcaAGTAGTCTGGAGAActaccagagagacgctcgagaggaatgccaccttgaagggcagcagaaggctgaatgttaatgaggtatgtcgacgtagcgacagcctcagcccagaaatgcggcggaagagaggaagcaatcatcatagcacgagtagtctcaagaatatgacgatgcttacgctcggcgacaccattttgagcatgcgcgccgggacacgagaactgagcgagggtgccctgctTAGCAAAGACACCACGCAGGTGGTGGGAGATGTACTCACCTGCAGAATCATCACGAAACAcatgaataggcgtggaatactgagtacgaaccacgaccgcaaagcgctgataaatagagagtacCTCCCTGCGAGAGCGCAtaaaaaacaaccaggtgtaccgaGAAATCATCAatgaacaaaatatagtatcgatggcccccttttgaagcaaagggagccagactccaaacatctgaatgaactaaatcaaaaggtcgctgagatacagacacactagtaggatagggaagctgaatctgtttagcTAACCTACAACCATGACAATTTAAAGAcgcatctcctgagacagaccccagaagaccacgaaggactaatgacgataaacgggagccacaaaggtgacccagccgatgatgccactgctgaaaagagccagTGATGGAAGCAGCAACCATAGGAGAACTGGCAGAGGAAGTGTCAGCGGatggaacgcgaagccagtctaatTCCCATAGCCCCggagactcaaggctgcgagggccagctccaaccaggggttgtgtacggcggtcctgaacaacacaagaatcagcgtcaagaatgacacgACAACTAGAATCAGTAAGCtcgctagcagagaaaaggttcatcttaagactaggaacatgagaaacgtcaggaacagagaaagagggagtagagagGGTGCCAcgactggaaacaggaagagaagtaccatcagccgtgataacacagacaggagaaataagagagcgaagagcagaaagaatagaagacgcagaaagaccacggataatgtcctgatcagacagtgcaactgcagaagatcctgaagagccagcCTGCTTACGAGCATGGTACTGCTgtcgtaagctgggatccctcctCCAGCAGCTAGAGATATCGTGGCCAGGCTTGCCACAGTAGGAGCAGGGAGGACGAGAAGGTGCTGTCATACCACGAGGCTGCTAAGGCTGACTGCGGCCCCGGACCGGAGGAGTAGAGAGTATCGGCGGTGCcggagaccgcaacgaagccgacggcacaggaggaccacgagcagacagcacaggaggaccacgagcagcaagtacagagggaacctcaagaagaccagcaccacgaagacgagtctcctcagcacgaagctcagacaGTACCTCGGAGAGCGGAACATGACCACGAGCAAATAGCTGGGCACGACGAGGCTCAAACTCCTCGCGGAGCCACGACAAGAACTCAAatacgcgctgaaactccagatctgcatgcacagtcagacagcagggacaTGTGGCACACACAActgtacgaagagaatcaagctgacgccagatagcagcactctgagtgtagaactcatcaatagtggaatcaccctgctgaagagcatgctcctggcgaaccacagacaggtaaagagcatccccagacggctgatagcgctgacgaagaaaattCCACTAAGCAGCAAcagtgggaagacccatgaactcagcagcatactgaggcagaacactggaagtgagaacaacagcagcacgagcatcctcatctatccactgagtgtagtcagtcagatcAAGCCGGTACGTCGCAACAGCAGTAGAATACTCCTGGACCTTCCAGTCATACTCATCCAGAgcagtgtcatcagcactcttggctgcatccttgacCTCCTGAGTAGCaccaggggcaagggcaacaggcGTCGGTGGAATAGGCGCCGTAGGAGCAGTGGGGCGCGGTGGATAgaggacctcgccagaaagcacaccccaaagacgaagaccgcgcatgtggacgcgcatgaaggcagcgaaatcaggataaTTTGCGCCATCAAAAATCACCGGGCAGCGATGAATCGCAAGATAGCCCGCCGAGGAAGACATTTTTTTCAGAGATGAGATCAAATCCCGATCAAATCAGAGCACGCAGACGCGGGCGGCCGAACGAGCCtagcgggcgggcggcggcgtcgtctgaGTGGAGCGCGGGACGGGGCGACGGCCGGGCGCGGGTGGCCACGGGCGGACGGCCGGACGACCTGGCGGGCGGAGCGgctaggaggaggagcggcggcaaCGGGTGGCGgccggaaggaggcggcggccgggtgGAGGGCGGGGCGCGGGTGGCgatcggacgggggcggcggccaggaggagacgggggggggggggggacggagTAGCCAGCCGGGCGGAGACGTTCAGGCGGAGATGATCGGCGGTGGCCGGGGCTAcgagggagaggcggcggcggccgggcgcggcGGCAGGAAGCCGGGGCGGGTGGCGGCGACTGCGAGGAGAGGATCTAacgtagctctgataccatgttagggtaatagacttgttgtattaccagggggcaaaggccacaatatatagtacaggtacatgtgcaaatatgcaggaagccccctaacatatggggaaactacaatatacaatatatacatctaacataaTGGTCTGGCACATTATTAAAGAAAACATTTACAAGCTCTGTTTTGATTTTTATGATGGGAATCTTAATCTTGAAAGCATTAATATTGGACATATCACCTTGACACCTAAAGTCCAAACTCTTGTGGGAATTAATGATTTTCGTCCCATAACTCTTCTTAAATGTGTCCTCAAGATCCTGACAAAGCTGCTAGCCAATATATTACAAAAAGTGGTCCTCAAAATTGTGCATAAAAACTAATGTGGATTTCTTAAAGGAAGAAATATGCAAGACTGTATTGCCTGGGCATTTGAGTTTCTATATCAGTGTGAAGCTTCCAAAAAAGAACTCATACTGCTGAAGCTGTAATTTGCTAAAGCTTTTGATTGAATTGATCACTCTGCTATGCTCAAGATTATGTCACACATGGGTTTTGATAATAAATGGATGAAATGGACTGAACAGATTTTTTTCCTCTCGAAAATCAGCTGTCCTATTTAATGGTGTTCCTGGTCGACAGTTTCAATGTAAAAGAGGAGTCAGGCAAGGGGATCCCCTCTCCCCCCTCTTATTTGTCTTAATAGCTTATCTGCTCCAGTCTGCAATTAATAAGGCCTACAGTAATGGATGGCTTACTGCTCCCTTCTCCCCTGACTTTGGAATGGACTACCCTGTggtacaatatgcagatgatacattGATAATTATGCTAGCTAATACTGCTCAAGTTCAGATTATGAAAGGCATTCTTGAGGAATATGCACAATCAACAGGTTTGAAAATAAACTACCACAAGTCATCCATGATTCCTATCAACCTTGATTCCACTACAACTGCCAACATTGTTGCCTTGATTGGATGTTAGTTGGCTTCAATGCCATTCACTTACATTGGGTTACCTGGTGGAACAACAAAACCAACTTTACAAGAACTCATGCCTCTTGTTGATAGAATTGAGACGAAAGTATCTGTTTCTTTCATGCTCATGTCCTACAGTGGAAGGGTGACTCTGATCAACTCTCTGCTCACCTCTATTGCCAATTTCTCCATGTGCTCACTCCAGTTGAATCCAAAAAAATTAGAGCTGGTAGAAAAAATCAGAAGACATTGTCTATGGATGAAGAGGGGtgaaaatggtgaagagaaatgtAACCCTCTAGCTACTTGAGACATGGTGTGTTAGCCAAAGAAGAAAGGAGGCCTTGGGGTCCTTAATCTCAAAATCCAGAACCAAGGGGTACTGTTGAAATACCTTCAAAAAATCTATAATAGAGAAGACACTCCATGGGTAAATTTGGTTTGGAATTACTACTATACTGGTAAAATCCCACATGCTGCTGGAAAATTTGGATCATTATGGTGGAAAGATATCTGTAAGCTAATGCCTATTTTCATAGGAATTGCTTCTAGTAAAATTAATATGGATCAAAAACCCTTTTTTGGAAAGACTCTTGGCTATCAACCATTACCAGTGATTCATACCCCAGAGCATTCTCTTTTGCCATTGATGAAGACATTTCTGTACAAGGGTTCATTTCCTCATCTAGTTTGACTGATCTATTTCATTAGCCAATTTCACCTGAAGCAATGAATGAACTCAGAGAACTACAAAGGAACACAACTAATATTACCTTCACACATCACCAAGACACTTGAAATTATGCATGGGGAACCGGTAAATACACAGCTAGCCAGTTTTACAAATTCTGCTTCACAGACATTGTACCCCATATTACCTATAACTGGTTATGGAAATGCAAACGTATACCCAAGATGAAATTCTTTGGTTGGCTTGTGTTACTGATAGACAAAACACCAGAAACATGCTCAGACGAAGGCACTATTTCTTGAATTCAGGTTATAATTGCTTGATGTGTGCTAATCCTCCAGAGGAAACAATTGAACACATGTTGTTTCACTGCCCTTTTAGTACTCTGTTGGGAAAAGGTTCGCATGAATCGGCACACTAATACTGATAGGAAAACAATCATCCAGAGAGGAAAAGATCACTGGCACAAACCAATGTTTATGGAAATCTTTCTTGTGGCTGCATGGAATATTTGGAAGGAGAGAAATAATCTTCTCTTTAAAGGAATAGCCCTCAATATAGACTCTTGGACACAAAGGGTCAAAGCAGATCTTCTACTGTTGGTTCATGGGACCAAACAGGACCTCCACAGCTTCATCTCTAATTTTGTAGATAACTCATAGAAATTATGTACGAAACATGTAACCCCTTCTTCTTTTATATTCTTCCACTTGGAATACACCGCGTAAAGGGTTCTGATTCATTAATACTAAGGAAGCCTTTCCTAATGTCAAAGCTTTCAAAAAATGGCAAAAGTACCATGGCAGCATGCTGGCTAACTGGCTAagcgacacgtggaggatgccgCCACTGGATGTGGTGGACCACATGCCGCCGTCGATGGTGGCGGCATGTTGGGAAGATTTGTGCGCCATTAACGACGACGCCCGGTGGTGGGCCCTATCGCCGTGGGGCGCGGTGGCACGCTGGCGTGGCACATGCCACcaccggctgtggcggcaggTCTCCTGCTGGCCGACAGCAGCGCGGCAGGCCTGCGCGTGAATGTGATGATTCCCATGCTTTTGGCGCGTGAATGGAGTGTATGGAGCGATTTTGATGCTGTATGGGTCTAACAAGCCTGATTCGCAGGCATTTGGCATGAACTGCTATCAATATTGATACAGTGTGATTCTCAGACTTGAAACGACGTCCGCCGCTAATACAGGAACAAGACCACCGAAAGAGCTTCTCACTCCGCATGATTTAAAGATAGCAGCTGCTCACTCCTCACAGCTCATTGTTCTCAGACGAGCGCTGCTACTCTCTCTTCTCGCGTGAGCTGACTAGAAGTAGAAGAGAACCAAGGTTGAGTGCATGAAAGTGATCATTGATATAGTTGTGCTTGCTGATGGTTGAGTGCATGCATGTTTTTTTATTCGTAC contains:
- the LOC124663242 gene encoding probable GABA transporter 2, with the protein product MAPAAFDAEAGGPAIVPAAGNGTHKPAPGADADAGAAFVLESKGTWWHAGFHLTTAIVGPTVLTLPYALRGMGWALGLTALSLVAAVTFYEYSLMSRVLDHCEARGRRHIRFRELAADVLGSGWMFYFVVIVQTTINTGVSIGSILLAADCIEIMYSSLAPNGPLKLYHFIIIVAVVLAFLSQLPSFHSLRHINFASLLLCLGYTILVSAACIRAGLSKDAPAKDYSLSSSKSEQTFNAFLSISILASVFGNGILPEIQATLAPPAAGKMMKALVLCYSVIGFTFYVASISGYWAFGSQVQSNVLKSLMPDSGPSLAPTWLLGTAVLFVLLQLLAIGLVYSQVAYEIMEKNSADVTRGKFSRRNLVPRLLLRTLYLAFCAFMAAMLPFFGDIVGVVGAVGFIPLDFVLPVIMYNIALAPPRRSPMYIANTAIMVLFVGVGAIGAFASIRKLVLDAGQFKLFSNNVVD